Genomic DNA from Magnolia sinica isolate HGM2019 chromosome 4, MsV1, whole genome shotgun sequence:
TAGCAGTAGGACACAAAGTCCCATTCATGACGGTAGACTTCGAGGATGTATTGGGCAGATCATTCGACTACATAATCGTTGGGGGAGGCACGAGTGGCTGCCCCTTGGCCGCCACACTATCCACGAGATACTCAGTGTTGTTAGTGGAACGTGGTGGGTCACCTTACGGGAATCCCCTCATTGAAGAAAGGAAGAATCACGGGTTTCTGTTGATCCAAACCAATCAATTCACATCCATCGCCCAAGCATTCATCTCAGAGGAAGGAGTGTCCAATCGCAGGGGAAGAGTACTGGGTGGAACAACCACAATCAATGGTGGATTATATAGTAGAGCTAGTGAGGATTATATTCAGAGAGTTGGGTGGGATGCAGAGTTAGTCAGGGAATCTTATGAATGGGTGGAATCTAAGATGGTTTTTCGACCGAATCCTCCAACCCCATGGCAATCTGTTTCTGCGGAGGGCATGGTTGAAGCAGGAGTTCAGCCTTTCAATGGTTTTAGTTTGGAGCATGTAAAGGGAACAAAAGTAGGAGGTAGCATCTTTGATATTCATGGAAGAAGACATACCGCTGCTGATTTATTAGCGGCCGGGAATTCAAAGAGAATCACTGTTCTTTTGAATGCAACAGTCCAAAATGTAATCTTCCACGATGGAGGTAAGTGCAAAAGATCGGTAGGTAAtctttgtgttttttcttcatgAACTCATCTTGTTAAAATTTCCCAAATACATAGGATCATAGATTGAGAAAAGTGATTTTGTATCAGCTGTCCATGCTGGTTGGATGATCGTCGCCCTCTATTTGTTGGGCATGAATGTGGTTGGATCATGACCTGAAGAATCATGCCAACTGAATAATCCTGACCACAGATTGTCAGACTTTTTCCAGTTCAGAGCAGGATGTCCACAATCCTCGCTTCAACCATCTATTTGAATGCTCCAATCAATGATCAGGAATAGATTTTGGACAATGGCCCATCAACAGAGAGATGGTTCTGATCATTCAAATACAGACTAACAGATTAAGCACGGAGGATGAATTCTATGCAAGAATTCACTTAGATATGCCTGTTAGAGTGAAGGAAAGAGAGCTTGTTTTCTCTAACCATTGATGATCATGCACTCAATACAAACTAAGTTAATACCATGCAGGTGATGGGAAGAAGCCCAGGGCACATGGCATAAGATTCATTAGGAGCGATGGCAATCCAAACCACTTCTACGAAGCATATCTCAGCTATCCAAAGGGTTCAAGATCTTGGGGCGATGTGATACTATCTGCTGGCACACTGGGCAGTCCTCAGATCCTCATGCTGAGCGGCATCGGGCCCCAAGAACATCTCAAGCACTTCAACATCTCCCCTCTCGTTGATGCCAGAGGAGTAGGCCAAGCCATGCAGGACAACCCATCAATTGCCTTTCGCTTAAACTACTCTCCTAATGCTTTTCAAAATCCACAGCCCGATCCACCTCAAGTTGTGGGAATTTCAGACGGTTTCCGAATAATACTAATATCCGTTATTCTTCCCACAAGCCCCAACACAACTAGAACACGCATTGTGGCTAAAAATGCAAACCCTGTATCAAGAGGGTCGCTAAGGCTATGGAGCACAGATCCCAGGCAGAATCCTTCAGTGAAATTCAACTACCTAGCTAAGGAAAGGGACTTGGATGAATGTGTTGAAATGGCCCATCTGGTTGAGAAAGTTGCACATTCCAGATCGATCGAAACATTTCTAGGAAGAAGGCAATCAGGAATCATGAACGGCAGTAAGTATAGAGACGAGGAATTGAGGGACTTTTGCAAGAAGAATGTGTCGACATTTTACCATTATCATGGAGGGTGTGTTGTTGGGTCTGTTGTAGACAAGGATTACAGAGTTTTCGGAGTGAAGGGTTTGAGGGTCATTGATGGATCAACTTTGCTCAAGTCCCCCGGTACAAATCCAATGGCAACTCTGTTAATGCTAGGCAGGTACCAAGGAATTAAGATGATAAGGAAGAGAAATTATAACTCAGTAAGTTATCCTTCAGAATCTGATGACCAGTACATGACTCACCCTCAACCAAGATCTAACTCGCCGTGAAGTGACTCAGTGACTACAGCTATGCAAATGTTAGACCTTGTCTGTCATGTTTGTATATTGGCTCCCTTTGTTTCTCTCCTTCCATGTCTTTAAGAGTCGTATTGTAGCCTAAAATAACTCTACTCCATGAAATAGAGAAGATGGGTTTCAAGCATAAGGAAGGCACTGGTGGTGTATTTAATCCTTCATTTGAGGGAGTGTTTGGACTAATTGCAAATCATGATTGGCAGAGCTTCTGATCTAACAGGGCTTGGAATTGGGGCAGCACAGAGAACAAAACCACAGAGCAGGCTTCCATTTTTGCACCTTTtccaccatttttaaaaaaaaatacaccctcaccatatgggcactcgatcccttgatctcagtgttgaaacatagcctatctaccactgagccatggagttGGACCACCTTTTCCACTAGTCACAAGTGAGATATGTACAAGAAGGTCCCAAAAACTTCTCACTTGCAATTTCGAGCCAGCCCATCCGGCCACCTCTGAAATTGGGAATTTCCAAGCTACGGGGCATTATTGATGGCAGAGACCGAAGGAAGTCCAAACCATAGGAATTATATTGGATCAACCAAGTTGTGGTTTGGTCAATCTGATCCAGTCACAGCCCTAACTGTAAAATTCTTAAAGATCACCAATCAGGGTGCAGTGCAACTTGTGAAATAAGGCCTTGTTTGGTACTCCCAAAAATGAATTCTTGTTaaaagtaattatgtattagagatcaagattgcttgtacataattactgttagctaaaatgagagcaactcatttttaggcatctaccaaacagtaCCTAAAGTAATCCATACTTCAATTTTCTCCAGACAAGGTAAGCCGTAAACAACAATCAATCCTTGTTTGTGGACTGTTGTCTCACATGAAAAAGTCATGAATTTGGTCTCCTTGAACAATCATAGATAGATGAACAACTGGGGATTCCCTATCAGTTTTTGTCGGTGGTCGACTTGTCTCATTCAGCCGGATAAACAGCTTTAGGGATTGTTTAGATGCTCCTTGAAATTGTAATTATGTATAAGATATCATAGTTCTTTTTAGCAAGgggattaaaaataattttgataaCCAACATtcataatttctatttcatatatacaattaactaaaatgagatactctttttttttttttaagtgtcatccaaacaggcctttaatCTTCCCCAATTCTTCACTCTATCACAAGCAGTAAATATGTCTCCTTCGAACATGACCCACCAGTATTATGCACCAATAGACAAGGCATctgtatggcaaattaatccctttatctcataacccaggctccacatctcatggactaggacctcggccgaacccccctcgtagggtcgtgggccccaaatcacatgggccgcccaccttgaGTATATCCCCACATCCCGCGGGCTACCCCGcccgagcccagtgtgaaatgcccttacattaatcaccctcagtaaggagtctcgaacacgagacctcccccttgagccccaaattacatgggtcacccacctcga
This window encodes:
- the LOC131242064 gene encoding (R)-mandelonitrile lyase-like isoform X2, with the protein product MEELQGIIHGLSTAVLLSLFAFSSFCSASSTHEAVGHKVPFMTVDFEDVLGRSFDYIIVGGGTSGCPLAATLSTRYSVLLVERGGSPYGNPLIEERKNHGFLLIQTNQFTSIAQAFISEEGVSNRRGRVLGGTTTINGGLYSRASEDYIQRVGWDAELVRESYEWVESKMVFRPNPPTPWQSVSAEGMVEAGVQPFNGFSLEHVKGTKVGGSIFDIHGRRHTAADLLAAGNSKRITVLLNATVQNVIFHDGGDGKKPRAHGIRFIRSDGNPNHFYEAYLSYPKGSRSWGDVILSAGTLGSPQILMLSGIGPQEHLKHFNISPLVDARGVGQAMQDNPSIAFRLNYSPNAFQNPQPDPPQVVGISDGFRIILISVILPTSPNTTRTRIVAKNANPVSRGSLRLWSTDPRQNPSVKFNYLAKERDLDECVEMAHLVEKVAHSRSIETFLGRRQSGIMNGSKYRDEELRDFCKKNVSTFYHYHGGCVVGSVVDKDYRVFGVKGLRVIDGSTLLKSPGTNPMATLLMLGRYQGIKMIRKRNYNSVSYPSESDDQYMTHPQPRSNSP
- the LOC131242064 gene encoding (R)-mandelonitrile lyase-like isoform X1, translated to MEELQGIIHGLSTAVLLSLFAFSSFCSASSTHEAVGHKVPFMTVDFEDVLGRSFDYIIVGGGTSGCPLAATLSTRYSVLLVERGGSPYGNPLIEERKNHGFLLIQTNQFTSIAQAFISEEGVSNRRGRVLGGTTTINGGLYSRASEDYIQRVGWDAELVRESYEWVESKMVFRPNPPTPWQSVSAEGMVEAGVQPFNGFSLEHVKGTKVGGSIFDIHGRRHTAADLLAAGNSKRITVLLNATVQNVIFHDGGKCKRSVGDGKKPRAHGIRFIRSDGNPNHFYEAYLSYPKGSRSWGDVILSAGTLGSPQILMLSGIGPQEHLKHFNISPLVDARGVGQAMQDNPSIAFRLNYSPNAFQNPQPDPPQVVGISDGFRIILISVILPTSPNTTRTRIVAKNANPVSRGSLRLWSTDPRQNPSVKFNYLAKERDLDECVEMAHLVEKVAHSRSIETFLGRRQSGIMNGSKYRDEELRDFCKKNVSTFYHYHGGCVVGSVVDKDYRVFGVKGLRVIDGSTLLKSPGTNPMATLLMLGRYQGIKMIRKRNYNSVSYPSESDDQYMTHPQPRSNSP